Proteins encoded by one window of Asterias rubens chromosome 18, eAstRub1.3, whole genome shotgun sequence:
- the LOC117302732 gene encoding eukaryotic translation initiation factor 5A-1-like, protein MPRKTKASRKTDMSLEKKIQISEDFEVGNAGASKTYPLQCSALRKGGYVMMKDQPCKIVEMATSAPGKHGHAKIHLVGIGIFSGKKQEVICPSSHSMMVPHVKREDYQVIGVWDGSMNLLDNKGVVKNFVSLPEGELGIEIQARFEAEEGIMVTVMSALDEEVVVGLKKLPK, encoded by the exons ATGCCAAGGAAGACTAAAGCTAGTCGCAAGACGGATATGAGTTTGGAGAAGAAGATCCAAATCTCGGAAGATTTTGAAGTTGGGAATGCTGGCGCCTCCAAGACGTACCCTCTGCAGTGTTCCGCACTTCGTAAAGGGGGGTACGTGATGATGAAAGACCAGCCATGTAAGATCGTAGAAATGGCCACGTCTGCACCAGGAAAACATGGACACGCAAAG ATTCACCTGGTTGGGATTGGTATTTTCTCCGGGAAGAAACAGGAGGTGATCTGTCCGTCCAGCCACTCAATGATGGTGCCACATGTCAAACGCGAAGATTATCAG GTGATTGGCGTTTGGGATGGGAGCATGAATCTTTTGGACAACAAGGGCGTGGTCAAAAACTTTGTCTCTTTGCCAGAAGGGGAGCTCGGGATTGAGATTCAAGCACGCTTCGAGGCAGAGGAAGGTATAATG GTTACTGTCATGTCAGCTTTGGATGAGGAAGTCGTTGTCGGTTTGAAGAAACTGCCCAAGTAA
- the LOC117302731 gene encoding EF-hand domain-containing protein D2-like, with protein MADNELASRLQKRVEVEEGKEVQKNMREYVDPHEEFAHPYPEFSEFTREQCAMYEDMFAEYDENKDDFICYDDLKNMMEKRGEPMTHLELKSIISHIDEDKDGKFNFREFMLLWSKCLKGEMPEGSGYTKIVKNNEIVLAATPAEVKKAGVGGAKNFFETSGRADEDTQNLKDEIVAEKRKATEAKKQAKRDKEAAAAKKAAFANRANKFV; from the exons ATGGCTGATAACGAGCTAGCATCACGTCTTCAGAAGAGAGTGGAAGTAGAAGAAGGGAAAGAGGTTCAAAAAAACATGCGCGAATACGTTGATCCACACGAAGAATTCGCACATCCGTACCCAGAGTTCAGCGAATTCACCCGGGAACAATGCGCCATGTATGAAGACATGTTTGCCGA ATACGACGAGAACAAGGatgattttatttgttatgatgATTTGAAGAACATGATGGAGAAACGAGGGGAGCCTATGACTCACCTCGAGCTCAAAAGTATCATAAGCCACATAGACGAGGACAAGGATGGCAAATTCAATTTCAGAGAG TTTATGTTACTGTGGAGCAAGTGTTTGAAAGGAGAAATGCCAGAGGGGTCAGGATACACGAAGATTGTCAAGAACAATGAGATCGTCTTAGCAGCAACACCTGCAGAGGTCAAAAAGGCAGGAGTGGGTGGAGCTAAGAACTTCTTCGAGACGTCT GGCCGGGCTGATGAAGACACCCAGAATTTGAAAGACGAAATTGTTGCTGAGAAACGGAAGGCTACCGAAGCCAAAAAACAGGCCAAGAGAGATAAGGAGGCTGCTGCAGCCAAGAAGGCAGCCTTTGCAAACCGAGCAAACAAGTTTGTCTAA